ATAGAGAAGAGTGTTTGTCTCATAATGTTGATTATGAAGGAGATACTGTTTATGTTTCTTTCGTTGTAATCAAGGCAGAATCCCCATGGCATTTTTCCGAAGATGGCGTTGATCTTGTGGTACATATTTTTCATTTTTACGTGATCTTATATGTAATGATTGCACGTCATTGTTTGGTTGATACACCAATATGTTATTTTTTCGAGTTTAAGCTTTAATGTTGCATATAGATGAAtgaccagttttttttttttttttttttttttttatttacgaaTGATTTGTTTATATTCGAATTTCACATAAAATGTTTGGACGTATAGGTAAAGGGCCCATCCGGAGAAGAGGTATATGATGTACAAGATAGAACTAGCGAAAAGCACGAGTTTATAGCTCATAAGAAAGGTTTATACCATTTTTGTTTTACAAACAAGTCTCCATATCATGAGACCGTTGACTTTGATGTACAAGTTGGCCATTTTGCATCCTACGATCAACACGTAAAAGATGGTATACATATTTCAGTTTTCTGTTCCTTTATTTAATTGATTAGGTCTTTATTAGTACAAGTATTGAATATTGATAATTTTTGTTGTTTAAATCAGAGCATTTCAAGCCATTGTTTGATCAAATAGCAAAACTAGAGGAAGCTCTTTACAACATACAGTTTGAGCAACACTGGTTACAGGCAGAGAACGATCGCCAGGCAGTTAGTAATATACGCTTCTCTCAGTTCTCAAAAAACAAATACATTTTGAATATTTTGTCTCTAAAATTAGCATAAATATAAATGTGGTATATCTTGTTTTGTTGTTTGGATGCAGTAAATGAAAAAATGTGTAACAGAGCAGTCCATAAAGCACTGTTTGAATCAGCGGCGCTTATTGGTGCTAGTATCCTGCAAGTTTATCTTCTTCAACGTTTGTTTGAGCGAAAGATGGGAACATCTAGAGTGTAAGAACTTGTTTCATACGAAACCTGATAGTTTTTTCTGGCATTCAGATGTTGTAACGTCCGCTGCACCAGCCGTTCTTTAGGCCAGATGTACATTTTGGCATTGGCCTTAACTGCGCATTTTGAGTTATAGTGCTTGTATTTCAATGGCCATTTCTGGTAAGTGTGATTGTGTACAAAGACATTGCATTTGATTTTGATATAAAGATTTTTGATTTATATATCTTGTATCATAGCAACTATAATACTAATTTACTACTGTATCATCTAAAGACAACTTATATTAGAAACATAAAACGTTTTCGAATAGAAAACGTCTTCAACAAAAGATACAAAGGAGATAACCCATGGGGCTCGTACCTAGAAAGCGACTAACAAGCTATATATAACGAGCCCCATCTATACAAAACCGTACATAAACCAAAATGAAATTGAGCCGTCCAACCAATGAAGCACCAACGAATAATCTTAAAACTTACCAAAACTGCCAAACCTAGGATACCCCGTACCAAAGAGAAACAAAACGAAACTACGGATCTACCTTGATCATTTTACCTTCTATGATCTCACGCCGAATATCTTTGCCGGAACGATTTTCAATCTTGAAGGAGAGTACATTTGAGGTTCTGTCACCAATCAAAGTACCCGATGATGGTGGGATTACTCCACGATCCGCCACCTTATGGAATAAACCTATATTCGACGACCCTTTAACCGCATCCTTTGAAACGCCCCTTTTGACCTCATTAACTCCCGAAAACGAGTTTTGAATTGCTTCCCCGTAATTCA
The window above is part of the Rutidosis leptorrhynchoides isolate AG116_Rl617_1_P2 chromosome 1, CSIRO_AGI_Rlap_v1, whole genome shotgun sequence genome. Proteins encoded here:
- the LOC139853389 gene encoding transmembrane emp24 domain-containing protein p24beta2-like, which encodes MFQTNLTIVVIVSLLITHVSGIRFVIDREECLSHNVDYEGDTVYVSFVVIKAESPWHFSEDGVDLVVKGPSGEEVYDVQDRTSEKHEFIAHKKGLYHFCFTNKSPYHETVDFDVQVGHFASYDQHVKDEHFKPLFDQIAKLEEALYNIQFEQHWLQAENDRQAVINEKMCNRAVHKALFESAALIGASILQVYLLQRLFERKMGTSRV